The nucleotide window GCGGATGTGAGCTGGCATATCATCGGGTCCTTCGGCATTATGAACATAGAGGCTGCGATCTTCGGGCACTAATTTTTTAAAAAAGTTAGAAAGATCCGTTAAAACATCGGGATCGGCATTTTCTTGAATAATTAAACTGGCTGAAGTGTGACGAATAAAGACAGTACACAATCCTCTCTCTACACCCGACTGCGCAACAATCGCTTCCACTTTAGAAGTAATTTTATGTAAGCATTTTCCTGTCGTTTTGACAGTAATTGTTGTTTGATAATGACTCATAAATATTAAGCTATTCGTTATTTTCCCTTGCTACTGCTCTAGCCTGTACTTTGTTTTTCTTCATTAGTATCTTCCTCACTCTCTTCTTGTTCGTCTTCTTTTTCTTCCCAAGGAGAATCATAGTGGTGCCAGGGAATAATGGGATTATTGGGTAAGCTTTCTGTTAAAACCGTGACATTATCAAGGTCGGGTTCAGGGAGTTCAAACCCTTCTTCTTGTTCTTGATTACCCTCCTGATCAGAAGAATAATCGTCATAATGAGGATCGTTGTCTGATTGGGTATTCATAGCTCAATTTACGACAATCATGAACTCGAACGATAGTAAATCGTGAGTACATGACAGACGATAATGACGACAATTCCAAAAGTGGAATAAGCAGCATAGGTTAACGATTTAGACTTGTCATCTAATCTTTGCTTATTTACATTATAAGTCTCTGCTAGATTCACAATCATCTGTAACTGGTACTCTGTTTTGGACAGAGTCAGGTAACGCTTTAACACCTCCATGTTGCCAAGATTAGGGGTTACTGCAACTTGAC belongs to Cyanobacteria bacterium GSL.Bin1 and includes:
- a CDS encoding YjbQ family protein — encoded protein: MSHYQTTITVKTTGKCLHKITSKVEAIVAQSGVERGLCTVFIRHTSASLIIQENADPDVLTDLSNFFKKLVPEDRSLYVHNAEGPDDMPAHIRSVLTKTSEQIPIDRGQLMLGTWQGIYLWEHRDRAHSRELVIHISGN